Proteins encoded by one window of Haliotis asinina isolate JCU_RB_2024 chromosome 6, JCU_Hal_asi_v2, whole genome shotgun sequence:
- the LOC137286631 gene encoding uncharacterized protein, which yields MAQHDDSQLKDKKKLKQIQSLIKGGRLDVKELKTLKKLEAKIQKRLAVDLTTGSEIEDSGKEITRQADGAGRKRKPSKPLEIKGAEAAKKICTPADVSDDEVNTDTDDDSSSTSGEDQGDNSVHTMEISQLPGSSVGAGIVSDLSFASLKGKVAENTLKGIEDMGFSHMTEIQAKSIPHLLEGRDLMGAAKTGSGKTLAFLIPAVDLMYKLKFMPRNGTGCIIISPTRELSMQTFGVLKELLKYHCHTYGLIMGGTDRKQEAKKLVKGINILVATPGRLLDHLQNTPDFMFKNLQCLIIDEADRILDLGFEEEMRQIIKLLPKRRQTMLFSATPTRKTEDLARVSLKKEPLYVGVDDRKESATVEGLEQGYVVSPSDRRFLLLFTFLKKNRKKKIMVFFSSCMAVKFHNELLNYIDLPVMCIHGKQKQSKRTQTFFQFCNSKEAILLCTDVAARGLDIPLVDWIIQYDPPDDPKEYIHRVGRTARGDGGCGHALLILRPEELGFLRYLKQAKIPLHEFEFAWSKISNIQPQLEKLISQNYFLHKSADLAYKSYVRAYASHSLKQIFDVSTLDLKKVALSFGLTVPPQTNMELKGRTSLRRGREESYGYRKDKFGKKAKMFKQVGGRQKR from the exons ATGGCACAACACGATGACAGTCAACTTAAAGACAAGAAAAAGCTGAAACAAATTCAATCATTGATTAAGGGTGGGCGTCTAGATGTGAAAG AGTTGAAGACATTGAAGAAACTTGAGGCCAAAATACAGAAAAGACTGGCTGTTGATCTGACGACGGGTAGTGAGATAGAGGATTCAG GTAAAGAGATAACAAGACAAGCTGATGGTGCTGGCAGAAAGAGAAAACCATCCAAACCTCTCGAGATCAAAGGAGCAG AAGCAGCCAAGAAGATCTGTACACCTGCTGACGTCAGTGATGATGAAGTCAATACAgatactgatgatgacagtTCAAGCACCTCAGGAGAAGACCAGGGTGACAACTCTGTTCACACAATGGAAATATCACAAT TGCCAGGAAGCAGTGTTGGAGCTGGCATAGTGTCTGACTTGTCATTTGCAAGTCTGAAGGGCAAAGTGGCTGAAAACACTTTGAAAGGAATAGAAGATATGGGTTTCAGCCACATGACTGAGATCCAGGCCAAGTCCATTCCACATTTACTGGAAGGCAG GGATCTCATGGGAGCTGCGAAGACTGGAAGCGGCAAAACACTGGCGTTCCTTATTCCTGCTGTTGACTTGATGTACAAACTCAAGTTCATGCCTCGCAATGGAACTGGGTGCATCATTATCTCACCAACTCGGGAATTGTCCATGCAGACATTTGGGGTGCTCAAGGAGCTGTTGAAGTACCACTGCCACACCTATGGACTCATTATGGGGGGCACAGATCGTAAACAGGAGGCGAAGAAATTGGTGAAGGGAATCAACATATTGGTAGCCACCCCAGGACGCCTACTTGACCATCTTCAG aaCACTCCAGATTTCATGTTCAAGAACCTTCAGTGCCTCATCATTGATGAAGCTGATCGAATACTGGATTTGGGATTTGAAGAAGAAATGCGACAAATTATCAAACTGTTGCCAA AAAGACGACAGACCATGCTTTTTTCTGCAACGCCCACCAGAAAAACAGAAGATCTCGCCCGAGTGTCACTGAAAAAGGAACCATTGTATGTGGGTGTTGATGACCGGAAGGAATCTGCAACAGTAGAGGGCTTAGAGCAG GGCTATGTTGTATCCCCATCAGACAGACGATTCCTACTCTTATTCACTTTCCTGAAGAAGAATCGTAAGAAGAAGATAATGGTTTTCTTCAGTTCGTGTATGGCAGTGAAGTTCCACAATGAACTTCTAAACTACATTGACCTGCCCGTCATGTGTAtccat gGTAAACAAAAGCAGAGTAAACGAACACAGACATTTTTCCAGTTTTGCAATTCCAAAGAAGCGATATTATTGTGTACTGATGTTGCTGCCCGTGGACTCGATATCCCACTTGTTGACTGGATCATACAGTATGATCCCCCGGATGACCCCAAG gaatacATTCATAGAGTCGGCAGAACTGCTCGTGGTGATGGTGGATGTGGACATGCACTGCTCATTCTGCGACCAGAAGAGCTAGGCTTCCTTCGATATCTGAAGCAAGCCAAAATCCCACTCCATGAGTTTGAATTTGCATGGAGTAAAATCTCTAACATCCAACCTCAG CTGGAGAAACTGATATCACAGAACTACTTTCTACACAAATCAGCAGACTTGGCTTACAAGTCTTATGTCCGGGCATATGCAAGTCATAGCCTAAAACAGATATTTGATGTCAGCACTTTGGACCTGAAGAAAGTCGCTCTCTCCTTTGGTTTGACTGTTCCTCCACAGACCAACATGG AATTAAAAGGAAGGACGTCCTTACGTAGAGGACGCGAAGAATCATATGGTTATCGCAAGGACAAGTTTGGAAAGAAAGCAAAGATGTTTAAACAAGTTGGTGGTAGACAGAAGAGGTAG
- the LOC137286634 gene encoding uncharacterized protein isoform X1: MASENDTGLPPPLEDMTHLLQQLHPDSPLTSPPHSSSHHQKHMVNTIRPTSSARTDKSTERKPSTSTSKGKSSAARGDFGGLKKGFLFGSSPSSARTTEHKSVSEEDQMPFIQKNNSQTNSLHLPELEQAMKPTHPLFDNKDFVTDSLLEKVSKNKVLSKHLADPTFSQAITEFQTNPQAALIKYQHNKEIQLVFKEFCALMGDHFSELGADGSKHDSLPQSQQQQQQQSQPCDEDMQKMQEILANGQVREILMDNKIQTLLTLLKTDTQKAQRFVHEGGLDMRVKINKLIEVGLLQMEPF; encoded by the exons atggcgTCTGAAAATGATACAG GACTTCCTCCTCCACTGGAAGATATGACTCACTTGTTGCAGCAGCTTCATCCAGACAGCCCTCTGACATCACCACCTCACTCCTCATCTCATCACCAGAAACACATGGTTAACACCATTCGG CCTACATCATCTGCAAGGACTGATAAGTCAACAGAAAGAAAACCTAGTACCTCCACAAGCAAGGGAAAGAGTTCAGCTGCCAGAGGAGACTTTGGCGGGCTCAAGAAAGGCTTCCTGTTCGGCAGCTCTCCATCTTCAGCACGTACTACAGAACACAAGTCAGTCTCAGAGGAAGATCAGATGCCATTTATTCAAAAGAACAACTCTCAGACAAATTCCTTACATCTGCCTGAGCTGGAGCAAGCAATGAAACCAACACACCCATTATTTGACAACAAAG attttgtTACAGATTCATTACTGGAGAAAGTCTCTAAAAATAAGGTTCTGTCTAAGCACCTTGCTGATCCTACGTTCTCCCAAGCAATCACAGAATTTCAGACCAACCCACAGGCAGCTCTCATCAAATACCAACATAACAAGGAAATCCAGCTTGTCTTCAAGGAATTCTGTGCATTGATGG GTGATCATTTCTCAGAGCTTGGTGCAGATGGATCCAAGCATGACTCACTGCCTCAGtctcagcagcagcagcagcagcagtcaCAGCCCTGTGATGAGGACATGCAGAAGATGCAGGAGATCCTGGCCAATGGCCAAGTACGAGAGATCCTCATGGACAACAAAATCCAAACCCTTCTCACACTTCTGAAAACTGATACTCAAAAAGCACAAAG ATTTGTTCATGAAGGTGGTTTGGACATGAGAGTCAAGATCAACAAATTGATTGAAGTTGGACTTCTTCAAATGGAGCCTTTTTGA
- the LOC137286634 gene encoding uncharacterized protein isoform X2 — translation MASENDTGLPPPLEDMTHLLQQLHPDSPLTSPPHSSSHHQKHMVNTIRPTSSARTDKSTERKPSTSTSKGKSSAARGDFGGLKKGFLFGSSPSSARTTEHKSVSEEDQMPFIQKNNSQTNSLHLPELEQAMKPTHPLFDNKDFVTDSLLEKVSKNKVLSKHLADPTFSQAITEFQTNPQAALIKYQHNKEIQLVFKEFCALMELGADGSKHDSLPQSQQQQQQQSQPCDEDMQKMQEILANGQVREILMDNKIQTLLTLLKTDTQKAQRFVHEGGLDMRVKINKLIEVGLLQMEPF, via the exons atggcgTCTGAAAATGATACAG GACTTCCTCCTCCACTGGAAGATATGACTCACTTGTTGCAGCAGCTTCATCCAGACAGCCCTCTGACATCACCACCTCACTCCTCATCTCATCACCAGAAACACATGGTTAACACCATTCGG CCTACATCATCTGCAAGGACTGATAAGTCAACAGAAAGAAAACCTAGTACCTCCACAAGCAAGGGAAAGAGTTCAGCTGCCAGAGGAGACTTTGGCGGGCTCAAGAAAGGCTTCCTGTTCGGCAGCTCTCCATCTTCAGCACGTACTACAGAACACAAGTCAGTCTCAGAGGAAGATCAGATGCCATTTATTCAAAAGAACAACTCTCAGACAAATTCCTTACATCTGCCTGAGCTGGAGCAAGCAATGAAACCAACACACCCATTATTTGACAACAAAG attttgtTACAGATTCATTACTGGAGAAAGTCTCTAAAAATAAGGTTCTGTCTAAGCACCTTGCTGATCCTACGTTCTCCCAAGCAATCACAGAATTTCAGACCAACCCACAGGCAGCTCTCATCAAATACCAACATAACAAGGAAATCCAGCTTGTCTTCAAGGAATTCTGTGCATTGATGG AGCTTGGTGCAGATGGATCCAAGCATGACTCACTGCCTCAGtctcagcagcagcagcagcagcagtcaCAGCCCTGTGATGAGGACATGCAGAAGATGCAGGAGATCCTGGCCAATGGCCAAGTACGAGAGATCCTCATGGACAACAAAATCCAAACCCTTCTCACACTTCTGAAAACTGATACTCAAAAAGCACAAAG ATTTGTTCATGAAGGTGGTTTGGACATGAGAGTCAAGATCAACAAATTGATTGAAGTTGGACTTCTTCAAATGGAGCCTTTTTGA
- the LOC137286634 gene encoding uncharacterized protein isoform X4: MIQQLHPDSPLTSPPHSSSHHQKHMVNTIRPTSSARTDKSTERKPSTSTSKGKSSAARGDFGGLKKGFLFGSSPSSARTTEHKSVSEEDQMPFIQKNNSQTNSLHLPELEQAMKPTHPLFDNKDFVTDSLLEKVSKNKVLSKHLADPTFSQAITEFQTNPQAALIKYQHNKEIQLVFKEFCALMGDHFSELGADGSKHDSLPQSQQQQQQQSQPCDEDMQKMQEILANGQVREILMDNKIQTLLTLLKTDTQKAQRFVHEGGLDMRVKINKLIEVGLLQMEPF; this comes from the exons ATGATACAG CAGCTTCATCCAGACAGCCCTCTGACATCACCACCTCACTCCTCATCTCATCACCAGAAACACATGGTTAACACCATTCGG CCTACATCATCTGCAAGGACTGATAAGTCAACAGAAAGAAAACCTAGTACCTCCACAAGCAAGGGAAAGAGTTCAGCTGCCAGAGGAGACTTTGGCGGGCTCAAGAAAGGCTTCCTGTTCGGCAGCTCTCCATCTTCAGCACGTACTACAGAACACAAGTCAGTCTCAGAGGAAGATCAGATGCCATTTATTCAAAAGAACAACTCTCAGACAAATTCCTTACATCTGCCTGAGCTGGAGCAAGCAATGAAACCAACACACCCATTATTTGACAACAAAG attttgtTACAGATTCATTACTGGAGAAAGTCTCTAAAAATAAGGTTCTGTCTAAGCACCTTGCTGATCCTACGTTCTCCCAAGCAATCACAGAATTTCAGACCAACCCACAGGCAGCTCTCATCAAATACCAACATAACAAGGAAATCCAGCTTGTCTTCAAGGAATTCTGTGCATTGATGG GTGATCATTTCTCAGAGCTTGGTGCAGATGGATCCAAGCATGACTCACTGCCTCAGtctcagcagcagcagcagcagcagtcaCAGCCCTGTGATGAGGACATGCAGAAGATGCAGGAGATCCTGGCCAATGGCCAAGTACGAGAGATCCTCATGGACAACAAAATCCAAACCCTTCTCACACTTCTGAAAACTGATACTCAAAAAGCACAAAG ATTTGTTCATGAAGGTGGTTTGGACATGAGAGTCAAGATCAACAAATTGATTGAAGTTGGACTTCTTCAAATGGAGCCTTTTTGA
- the LOC137286634 gene encoding uncharacterized protein isoform X3, translated as MTHLLQQLHPDSPLTSPPHSSSHHQKHMVNTIRPTSSARTDKSTERKPSTSTSKGKSSAARGDFGGLKKGFLFGSSPSSARTTEHKSVSEEDQMPFIQKNNSQTNSLHLPELEQAMKPTHPLFDNKDFVTDSLLEKVSKNKVLSKHLADPTFSQAITEFQTNPQAALIKYQHNKEIQLVFKEFCALMGDHFSELGADGSKHDSLPQSQQQQQQQSQPCDEDMQKMQEILANGQVREILMDNKIQTLLTLLKTDTQKAQRFVHEGGLDMRVKINKLIEVGLLQMEPF; from the exons ATGACTCACTTGTTGCAGCAGCTTCATCCAGACAGCCCTCTGACATCACCACCTCACTCCTCATCTCATCACCAGAAACACATGGTTAACACCATTCGG CCTACATCATCTGCAAGGACTGATAAGTCAACAGAAAGAAAACCTAGTACCTCCACAAGCAAGGGAAAGAGTTCAGCTGCCAGAGGAGACTTTGGCGGGCTCAAGAAAGGCTTCCTGTTCGGCAGCTCTCCATCTTCAGCACGTACTACAGAACACAAGTCAGTCTCAGAGGAAGATCAGATGCCATTTATTCAAAAGAACAACTCTCAGACAAATTCCTTACATCTGCCTGAGCTGGAGCAAGCAATGAAACCAACACACCCATTATTTGACAACAAAG attttgtTACAGATTCATTACTGGAGAAAGTCTCTAAAAATAAGGTTCTGTCTAAGCACCTTGCTGATCCTACGTTCTCCCAAGCAATCACAGAATTTCAGACCAACCCACAGGCAGCTCTCATCAAATACCAACATAACAAGGAAATCCAGCTTGTCTTCAAGGAATTCTGTGCATTGATGG GTGATCATTTCTCAGAGCTTGGTGCAGATGGATCCAAGCATGACTCACTGCCTCAGtctcagcagcagcagcagcagcagtcaCAGCCCTGTGATGAGGACATGCAGAAGATGCAGGAGATCCTGGCCAATGGCCAAGTACGAGAGATCCTCATGGACAACAAAATCCAAACCCTTCTCACACTTCTGAAAACTGATACTCAAAAAGCACAAAG ATTTGTTCATGAAGGTGGTTTGGACATGAGAGTCAAGATCAACAAATTGATTGAAGTTGGACTTCTTCAAATGGAGCCTTTTTGA
- the LOC137286634 gene encoding uncharacterized protein isoform X5: MTHLLQQLHPDSPLTSPPHSSSHHQKHMVNTIRPTSSARTDKSTERKPSTSTSKGKSSAARGDFGGLKKGFLFGSSPSSARTTEHKSVSEEDQMPFIQKNNSQTNSLHLPELEQAMKPTHPLFDNKDFVTDSLLEKVSKNKVLSKHLADPTFSQAITEFQTNPQAALIKYQHNKEIQLVFKEFCALMELGADGSKHDSLPQSQQQQQQQSQPCDEDMQKMQEILANGQVREILMDNKIQTLLTLLKTDTQKAQRFVHEGGLDMRVKINKLIEVGLLQMEPF; encoded by the exons ATGACTCACTTGTTGCAGCAGCTTCATCCAGACAGCCCTCTGACATCACCACCTCACTCCTCATCTCATCACCAGAAACACATGGTTAACACCATTCGG CCTACATCATCTGCAAGGACTGATAAGTCAACAGAAAGAAAACCTAGTACCTCCACAAGCAAGGGAAAGAGTTCAGCTGCCAGAGGAGACTTTGGCGGGCTCAAGAAAGGCTTCCTGTTCGGCAGCTCTCCATCTTCAGCACGTACTACAGAACACAAGTCAGTCTCAGAGGAAGATCAGATGCCATTTATTCAAAAGAACAACTCTCAGACAAATTCCTTACATCTGCCTGAGCTGGAGCAAGCAATGAAACCAACACACCCATTATTTGACAACAAAG attttgtTACAGATTCATTACTGGAGAAAGTCTCTAAAAATAAGGTTCTGTCTAAGCACCTTGCTGATCCTACGTTCTCCCAAGCAATCACAGAATTTCAGACCAACCCACAGGCAGCTCTCATCAAATACCAACATAACAAGGAAATCCAGCTTGTCTTCAAGGAATTCTGTGCATTGATGG AGCTTGGTGCAGATGGATCCAAGCATGACTCACTGCCTCAGtctcagcagcagcagcagcagcagtcaCAGCCCTGTGATGAGGACATGCAGAAGATGCAGGAGATCCTGGCCAATGGCCAAGTACGAGAGATCCTCATGGACAACAAAATCCAAACCCTTCTCACACTTCTGAAAACTGATACTCAAAAAGCACAAAG ATTTGTTCATGAAGGTGGTTTGGACATGAGAGTCAAGATCAACAAATTGATTGAAGTTGGACTTCTTCAAATGGAGCCTTTTTGA